The Platichthys flesus chromosome 8, fPlaFle2.1, whole genome shotgun sequence genome has a window encoding:
- the LOC133958734 gene encoding C-terminal-binding protein 1 isoform X1, whose translation MALMDKHKQVKRQRLDRICEGIRPPILNGPMHPRPLVALLDGRDCTVEMPILKDVATVAFCDAQSTQEIHEKVLNEAVAALLYHTITLSRDDLEKFKGLRVIVRIGSGFDNVDIKAAAELGIAVCNVPATSVEETADTSLCLILNLYRRVTWMHQALREGTRASSVEQIREVAGGAARIRGETLGIIGLGRVGQAVALRAKAFGFGVIFYDPYLPDGVERSLGLQRMATLQDLLIHSDCVSLHCSLNEHNHHLINDFTIKQMRQGAFLVNTSRGGLVDEKALTQALKEGRIRGAALDVHETEPFSFSTGPLKDAPNLICTPHTSWYSEQASVEAREEAAREVRRAITGRIPDSLKNCVNKEYLMAASQWPSMEAATVHPELNGATYRFPPGLINVAAAGGLPGAGTGVESLVTGTLAHGIAPVSHPPHAPSPGQPTKAEADRDIPSDQ comes from the exons GTATCCGACCCCCTATCCTGAACGGGCCAATGCACCCGCGGCCCTTGGTAGCCCTGCTGGATGGACGCGACTGCACTGTGGAAATGCCCATCCTCAAAGATGTGGCCACAGTGGCCTTCTGCGATGCCCAGTCCACACAAGAGATTCACGAGAAG GTGCTAAATGAGGCAGTGGCCGCTCTGCTGTACCATACCATCACTCTCTCCAGAGATGATTTGGAAAAGTTTAAAGGCCTACGTGTAATTGTCAGGATTGGCTCAGGCTTCGACAACGTTGACATCAAAGCAGCTGCTGAGCTAG GCATTGCTGTCTGCAACGTGCCAGCTACCTCAGTGGAGGAGACGGCCGATACTTCACTATGTCTGATCCTTAACCTGTACAGGCGAGTCACCTGGATGCACCAGGCCCTCAGGGAGGGAACCCGTGCCTCTAGTGTGGAGCAGATCAGGGAGGTGGCTGGTGGAGCTGCTCGTATCCGGGGAGAAACATTGGGCATTATTGGCTTGG GGCGTGTTGGCCAAGCAGTGGCTCTGCGGGCCAAGGCCTTTGGTTTTGGCGTGATATTCTATGACCCCTACCTGCCTGATGGCGTGGAGCGTTCTCTAGGCCTGCAACGCATGGCCACCCTGCAGGACCTGCTCATCCACTCGGACTGTGTATCTCTGCACTGCAGCCTCAACGAGCACAACCACCACCTCATTAATGACTTCACCATCAAACAG ATGCGTCAGGGGGCCTTCCTGGTGAACACGTCAAGAGGCGGTCTGGTTGACGAGAAAGCACTGACGCAGGCCCTGAAAGAGGGCCGGATACGAGGGGCCGCTCTGGATGTCCACGAGACAGAACCCTTCAG TTTTTCAACAGGGCCTCTGAAGGATGCTCCCAACCTGATCTGTACCCCGCACACATCCTGGTACAGCGAGCAGGCCTCTGTGGAAGCTCGCGAGGAGGCAGCCAGGGAAGTTCGTCGCGCCATCACTG GGCGCATCCCTGACAGTCTGAAGAACTGTGTGAATAAGGAATACCTGATGGCAGCCTCTCAGTGGCCCAGTATGGAGGCCGCCACTGTCCACCCAGAGCTTAATGGAGCCACTTACAG ATTTCCTCCAGGTCTGATCAATGTTGCAGCAGCTGGGGGTCTCCCCGGAGCGGGCACAGGGGTCGAAAGCCTGGTTACAGGAACCCTGGCACATGGCATCGCCCCTGTTTCTCACCCTCCTCATGCCCCCTCCCCAGGGCAGCCTACGAAGGCTGAAGCCGACAGAGACATCCCCTCTGACCAATAG
- the LOC133958734 gene encoding C-terminal-binding protein 1 isoform X2, with protein sequence MQGIRPPILNGPMHPRPLVALLDGRDCTVEMPILKDVATVAFCDAQSTQEIHEKVLNEAVAALLYHTITLSRDDLEKFKGLRVIVRIGSGFDNVDIKAAAELGIAVCNVPATSVEETADTSLCLILNLYRRVTWMHQALREGTRASSVEQIREVAGGAARIRGETLGIIGLGRVGQAVALRAKAFGFGVIFYDPYLPDGVERSLGLQRMATLQDLLIHSDCVSLHCSLNEHNHHLINDFTIKQMRQGAFLVNTSRGGLVDEKALTQALKEGRIRGAALDVHETEPFSFSTGPLKDAPNLICTPHTSWYSEQASVEAREEAAREVRRAITGRIPDSLKNCVNKEYLMAASQWPSMEAATVHPELNGATYRFPPGLINVAAAGGLPGAGTGVESLVTGTLAHGIAPVSHPPHAPSPGQPTKAEADRDIPSDQ encoded by the exons GTATCCGACCCCCTATCCTGAACGGGCCAATGCACCCGCGGCCCTTGGTAGCCCTGCTGGATGGACGCGACTGCACTGTGGAAATGCCCATCCTCAAAGATGTGGCCACAGTGGCCTTCTGCGATGCCCAGTCCACACAAGAGATTCACGAGAAG GTGCTAAATGAGGCAGTGGCCGCTCTGCTGTACCATACCATCACTCTCTCCAGAGATGATTTGGAAAAGTTTAAAGGCCTACGTGTAATTGTCAGGATTGGCTCAGGCTTCGACAACGTTGACATCAAAGCAGCTGCTGAGCTAG GCATTGCTGTCTGCAACGTGCCAGCTACCTCAGTGGAGGAGACGGCCGATACTTCACTATGTCTGATCCTTAACCTGTACAGGCGAGTCACCTGGATGCACCAGGCCCTCAGGGAGGGAACCCGTGCCTCTAGTGTGGAGCAGATCAGGGAGGTGGCTGGTGGAGCTGCTCGTATCCGGGGAGAAACATTGGGCATTATTGGCTTGG GGCGTGTTGGCCAAGCAGTGGCTCTGCGGGCCAAGGCCTTTGGTTTTGGCGTGATATTCTATGACCCCTACCTGCCTGATGGCGTGGAGCGTTCTCTAGGCCTGCAACGCATGGCCACCCTGCAGGACCTGCTCATCCACTCGGACTGTGTATCTCTGCACTGCAGCCTCAACGAGCACAACCACCACCTCATTAATGACTTCACCATCAAACAG ATGCGTCAGGGGGCCTTCCTGGTGAACACGTCAAGAGGCGGTCTGGTTGACGAGAAAGCACTGACGCAGGCCCTGAAAGAGGGCCGGATACGAGGGGCCGCTCTGGATGTCCACGAGACAGAACCCTTCAG TTTTTCAACAGGGCCTCTGAAGGATGCTCCCAACCTGATCTGTACCCCGCACACATCCTGGTACAGCGAGCAGGCCTCTGTGGAAGCTCGCGAGGAGGCAGCCAGGGAAGTTCGTCGCGCCATCACTG GGCGCATCCCTGACAGTCTGAAGAACTGTGTGAATAAGGAATACCTGATGGCAGCCTCTCAGTGGCCCAGTATGGAGGCCGCCACTGTCCACCCAGAGCTTAATGGAGCCACTTACAG ATTTCCTCCAGGTCTGATCAATGTTGCAGCAGCTGGGGGTCTCCCCGGAGCGGGCACAGGGGTCGAAAGCCTGGTTACAGGAACCCTGGCACATGGCATCGCCCCTGTTTCTCACCCTCCTCATGCCCCCTCCCCAGGGCAGCCTACGAAGGCTGAAGCCGACAGAGACATCCCCTCTGACCAATAG